The Elaeis guineensis isolate ETL-2024a chromosome 12, EG11, whole genome shotgun sequence sequence AGCGTGCCATTGGGCTGATGGGTACCCCCTCAACATTCACATCTACCTGTCCCTCCTGCGGTCCATCTTCGATCTTCGGGATGAAACCGTGGTCTTGGATGAAGTCGATGAGCTGGTCGAGCTGATGAAGAAGACGTGGGCCACCTTGGGGATCAATAGGATGATCCACAATGTGTGCTTCACTTGGGTCCTCTTCGAGCAGTACGTCATGACCGGACAAGTCGAGCCGGACCTGATAACTGCGACACTGGCGATGCTGGTCGAGGTGGCCAATGACGCAAAGAGGCCTGATCGGGAGCCTGGCTATGTCAGGGTCTTGTCTGCTACATTGGCTTCCATGCAGGGATGGGCAGAGAGGAAGCTTCTGGACTATCACCAAGGGTTCGAGGATGGTGCCGTGGCGATGATGGAGAATGTGCTGTGCTTGGCTCTCTCCACCGCAAAGATGAGAACCGAAGACATTTCGTGCCATGAGAGTTCACCGATGCTGGTCGAGCGTCGCAATAAAGCTCCCAACAATTCATTCTCTGGAAACCGGGTTGATCACTACATAAAGTCTTCCATCAAGAATGCTTTTACCCGGGTGAGTAGTCTCAAGATGGTATAGCTTCAAGTAATAACTAAATATAATTCGATGAGGTTTATATATCATGCTTGATTCATCAATATATGGTGCAGAATATGGCAAGTATAGTTAAGCTCTTATCAAGTTTATATGCCAGTTGGTTCATGATATCATGCTTGATTAATCAAGCCGTATAACCATGAATCTTGGAGCAACGCAGGGTAGATGCGCAcggatatatttatatacatatgcattaaaatatatgcgaatgcatgtttttttttttaacctgcaAGGTAGAATAATTTTAGGACGTTGCCAGTCCCACGAGAATCCTTTGTTGTCAGTTGAAGTGTGAATCACATAGTGTTTGCTTGTGATGGCAGATATTTGAGAATGGGAATGGGAGAGTCGACAGCATGATTGTAGAAGTCGAAGAGGATCCAAGCGAGATTCTGCTGCAGCTTATCAGAGAAACTGAGAACCTGGCCATGGTGGAGAAAGAGACCTACAGCCCTATACTGAAGAAGTGGCACCCAGTTCCAACCGCCGTTGCACTGGTGACCCTCCACAACTGCTTCGGCATCGTGCTGAAGCAGCATATTTCAAGGATCACCACTCTGACCAATGAGTTGGTTCGGGTCCTCCACACCGCATCGAAACTAGAAAAGGTGTTGGTTCAGATGGTTGTCGAGGATGCTGCGGATTGCGACGATGGTGGGAAGGGGATTATCAAGGAGATGACTTCCTATGAAGTGGACACCATTATCTTAAATCTTATGAGGGCTTGGATAGATGAGAGGTTGAAGATTGGGAGGCAGTGTGTTAACAGAGCCAAAGATAACGAGGTGAGTCCACATGAATCGGTGGTGTTCATAGGAATCCTAGAATTTGGATAGCATTTGGACTTGATGTTGGTGGTGGTTTGTAGAATTGGAACCCAAAGTCCAAGGCGGAGCCTTATGCACAGTCTGCGGTTGATTTGATGAAGCTGGCGAAGGTGACTGTGGAGGAGTTCTTCGAGATCCAAGTTGGGGCGCGCGATGAATTGGTCCAGGTCCTTGCCGATGGTTTGGAATCCCTGGTTCAGGAGTACACTTCATTTGTTGCTTCATGTGGTAAGTGACTGATCATTCCAGTTGAGCTGTTACAACAAATTTCTGGATGGGTTCGTATCTAACGAAAATACAATGGGCTTTCGGGTTTTGCATGGCAATATTCATATAGGAGCAAGACTAGCTAGCACACTCTTGGGTTCAGCTTTCTGGTCTATACTTTGTCCTGGCTCTTGTAGAGACGagtaaatattcgttgcaacggtgataccGCGCCAAATTTGTAACAAGCCGATCAAAAGTTGGAAATCAACGAGACAATATGAGATATCATTATGAAAATCAGTGAAAAACACGACAATAAAATATAAGTAATCTCATTAACTTATTATAAATTTGGCGTAGTATCATCGTTGCAATGAATATTTACTCTATAGAGACGGGCTCTTTATACGTCAAGTAGTATCTTTTgcacgaaaaaaaaaattttttttttttaatgatgtcgGATCATTGGACTGCATAATATCCACTTTGAGATCTGTACAGGCAGTTGGAAGGCGATTATCCAAGTGCTTTCAAATATGTGCAAAGACAATTGAATGTTTGACATCGCGAAAAAGATCAATCATCTTTTCGTGCAAAAGATACATCCTGAACCCAAGTTTATCTGTCCATTCTTGTACTTAGCAATCGAGAAAGTACAGATGGTTCTTCTTTCATTCGGCCTATGAAAACTGTGCAAACAAAATTCAGGTTTGAGCTAATAAATTTGCATACGAGGACTCCCTGGTGTAGGACTTACCGATTTGTTGAATTTTGTTTGTCATCCGGtacaaatttatgttaattatgaTTCAAATGCTGATATGAATAAATCAAAGAGTATTTGGATCCAATACTTCATGAAACGATTCCAATTCTAAATGGACATGTTGCAGGCACAAAGCAATCCTACGTCCCGGCGCTGCCCCCATTGACGCGATGCAACCAGGACTCCGTGCTCTTCCAGTTGTGGAAGAAGGCGGCCGCCCCCTGCCAAGCCGGCATGGACCCCTGCATTGTCCCAGTCAAGGCCACTGGCGGCGGCGGTAGCAGCGAGCAACCCAACAAGCCCCGCTCCTCCACGAGCCGCGGCACCCAGCGGCTGTACGTCCGCCTCAACACCCTCCACTACATCCTCGCCATCCTCCACTCCATCGACAAGtccctctccttcttctcccgCGCCGGCCACTCCCCCTCCCCCCGCAGAACTCCCCTCGGCAACCACCAGTGCCGACGCCGTATTATCGCCCCCACCCACTTTGACCTTGCCCGCACCGCCATCCATGCCGCCATTCTCCAAGTCTCCGAGATCGCCGCCTACCGCCTCATCTTTGCCGACTCCGCCAGCAACTTCTACTACTCGCTCTACGCCTACTCCGTCGCCGAGTCTCGCATCCAGCCCACCCTCCGGGCGCTGAAACAAAACCTTAGCCTCCTCGTGGCCGTGCTCACCGACCGGGCGCAGCCGGGGGCAGTGCGAGAAGTCATGAAGGCCTGCTTCGAGTGCTTCTTGACTGTTCTGTTAGCTGGTGGGCCTGCTCGGGCGTTCACGAGGTCGGACTACGAGATGGTGGTGGAAGACTTCGGGAGCTTGAAACAGGTCTTCTGCTCGTCGGGTGAGGGGTTGGTGGCGGAGGAGGTGGTGGAGAAGGAGGCGGCACCGGTGGAGGCGGTGGTGGCGCTGATGGGGCTGTCGACGGAGCAGCTGGTGGAGGATTTTAGCATGATGGCGCGCAAAGTGGGCTTGGGGGATGCAGGAGCCCAAAGGATGCCGATGCCGCCGACTACCCGGAAATGGAACCGCTCGGATCCGAACACGGTGCTGAGGGTGCTGTGCCACCGGGACGACGATGTCGCCAACCGCTTCTTGAAGAAGACGTTCCAGTTGCCCAAGAGGAGGTGAACCGATATACGTCCATGTTTTTGCACCAGCGCTGATCATTCCAGGGATTGGTCAGTGCATGAATTCTATAATCCGAACTGGAGCTGACGAACGTCTTTTCCACGTAACGAAGTAGAATGGAAGGAGAGATTAAATGGGATGAGGGTGCTGTATTACGTTGGTGTTTCTTTGTGATGCTCGatccttctctttttcatttttttttaatttttaatttttatttttatttttatttttttgatgctgtGATGCTTTATCCTAAACCGGTTATATACTtatgtttagattttttttcctttcaacaaaaggaaaataaaagTGTATATTGCAGGGTTTGGGTTGCATTTTcctggttgatttttttttccgCAATGTGGTATGTTGATGACGC is a genomic window containing:
- the LOC105055749 gene encoding protein unc-13 homolog; amino-acid sequence: MAPPMGRRLLSSASFGEVRSEADDCEIDWPFGGLDAVDRDELRETAYEIFFTSCRSAPGFAGRSALNLSPAEEGAAAGSKPEKAAAGGGGTQMVVKSRIKRTLGLRTRRVRAMTQMGSAAAGGGGGGSTASPVKVKRPMTSAEIMRQQMGVTEQNDNRLRKTLTRSLVAQMNKKVETIVLPLELLRHLKPSEFNDAHEYHQWQRRQLKILEAGLLSHPSVPLDQKNAAAVRLREIVRSTEIKPIDTSKNSEAMRALNKCVGVLAWRNPNNSPMEACHWADGYPLNIHIYLSLLRSIFDLRDETVVLDEVDELVELMKKTWATLGINRMIHNVCFTWVLFEQYVMTGQVEPDLITATLAMLVEVANDAKRPDREPGYVRVLSATLASMQGWAERKLLDYHQGFEDGAVAMMENVLCLALSTAKMRTEDISCHESSPMLVERRNKAPNNSFSGNRVDHYIKSSIKNAFTRIFENGNGRVDSMIVEVEEDPSEILLQLIRETENLAMVEKETYSPILKKWHPVPTAVALVTLHNCFGIVLKQHISRITTLTNELVRVLHTASKLEKVLVQMVVEDAADCDDGGKGIIKEMTSYEVDTIILNLMRAWIDERLKIGRQCVNRAKDNENWNPKSKAEPYAQSAVDLMKLAKVTVEEFFEIQVGARDELVQVLADGLESLVQEYTSFVASCGTKQSYVPALPPLTRCNQDSVLFQLWKKAAAPCQAGMDPCIVPVKATGGGGSSEQPNKPRSSTSRGTQRLYVRLNTLHYILAILHSIDKSLSFFSRAGHSPSPRRTPLGNHQCRRRIIAPTHFDLARTAIHAAILQVSEIAAYRLIFADSASNFYYSLYAYSVAESRIQPTLRALKQNLSLLVAVLTDRAQPGAVREVMKACFECFLTVLLAGGPARAFTRSDYEMVVEDFGSLKQVFCSSGEGLVAEEVVEKEAAPVEAVVALMGLSTEQLVEDFSMMARKVGLGDAGAQRMPMPPTTRKWNRSDPNTVLRVLCHRDDDVANRFLKKTFQLPKRR